One Phaseolus vulgaris cultivar G19833 chromosome 2, P. vulgaris v2.0, whole genome shotgun sequence DNA window includes the following coding sequences:
- the LOC137811845 gene encoding serine/arginine-rich splicing factor SC35 — MSHFGRSGPPDISDTYSLLVLNITFRTTADDLFPLFDKYGKVVDIFIPKDRRTGESRGFAFVRYKYADEAQKAVERLDGRMVDGREITVQFAKYGPNAERIHKGRIIETAQRSRYRSRSRSPKKRYRDDHRDRDYKKRSRSRSYDRYERDRHRGKDRDYRHRSRSRSTSLDYKGRGRARYDDERHSRSRSRSVDSRSPARRSPSPRKSPSPQRSASPQRSTSPRKSPRGESPANRSRDGRSPSPRSVSPRGRPEASRSPSPRNSNGDE, encoded by the exons ATGTCTCACTTCGGACGCTCTGGTCCCCCTGACATTTCCGACACTTACTCTCTTCTCGTTCTCAACATCACCTTCC GTACCACTGCCGATGACCTATTCCCTCTCTTCGACAAGTATGGGAAGGTCGTCGACATCTTCATCCCCAAGGATCGAAG GACCGGTGAGTCGAGGGGTTTTGCCTTTGTGCGTTACAAGTATGCTGACGAGGCTCAAAAGGCCGTTGAAAGGCTCGACG GAAGAATGGTTGATGGTCGGGAAATAACGGTCCAGTTTGCGAAGTATGGGCCTAATGCTGAGAGGAT TCACAAAGGAAGGATTATTGAGACAGCCCAGAGATCAAGGTACCGGTCACGAAGCCGTAGTCCCAAGAAAAG GTATCGTGATGATCACAGAGACCGGGATTATAAGAAGAGAAGTCGCAGTAGAAGCTATGATAGGTATGAACGTGACAGGCACCGTGGGAAAGACAGGGATTATCGTCACAGAAGCAGGAGCCGTAGTACCAGTCTTGATTACAAGGGTCGTGGGAGGGCACGCTATGATGATGAGCGTCATAGTAGAAGCCGGAGCAGATCAGTTGATAG TCGTTCCCCTGCACGACGCAGTCCTAGTCCTCGGAAGAGTCCTTCCCCGCAGCGCAGTGCTTCCCCCCAAAGGAGTACATCCCCTAGGAAAAGCCCACGTGGTGAAAGTCCAGCAAATCGTAGCCGTGATGGACGATCACCTTCCCCGCGCAGTGTATCACCACGTGGTCGCCCTGAAGCTTCACGAAGCCCTTCTCCTCGAAATTCAAATGGTGAT GAGTAA
- the LOC137809745 gene encoding heavy metal-associated isoprenylated plant protein 45-like, which translates to MEVVELKVEMVCIHEKRLRKCLSKLKGIEKVEVDTNCQKVVVSGYTHKNKILKAIRRGGLKADFWSAQNELLNAYVSANYTNLRFNPFSFF; encoded by the exons ATGGAG GTTGTTGAGTTAAAAGTGGAGATGGTTTGTATACATGAGAAAAGACTAAGGAAATGCCTCTCAAAATTAAAAG GGATAGAGAAAGTTGAGGTAGACACTAACTGCCAAAAAGTAGTAGTGAGTGGATACACACACAAGAACAAAATTCTAAAGGCGATTAGGAGAGGAGGTCTGAAGGCTGATTTCTGGTCTGCTCAGAATGAGTTACTTAATGCTTATGTCAGTGCCAATTATACCAACTTGAGATTCAACCCCTTCAGCTTCTTCTAA
- the LOC137811848 gene encoding potassium transporter 7-like — translation MANPKTKSPHSLGGEDDPESYESRWVFQEDEDASEIDDFDAADLRHQPMFDSEDEDNAEQRLVRTGPRIDSFDVEALEVPGAQRNDYEDVSVGKGILLAFQTLGVVFGDVGTSPLYTFSVMFRKAPINGNEDIIGALSLVLYTLILIPLLKYVLVVLWANDDGEGGTFALYSLICRNAKVSLLPNQLPSDARISGFRLKVPSPELERSLKIKERLETSLALKKILLLVVLAGISMVIANGVVTPAMSVLSSVNGLKVGVDAIKQDEVVMISVACLIALFSVQKYGTSKVGLAVGPALFIWFCSLAGIGIYNLVKYDSSVLRAFNPIHIYYFFARNSTKAWYSLGGCLLCATGSEAMFADLCYFPVRSVQLTFVFVVLPCLLLGYLGQAAYLMENHADAGNAFYSSVPSGAFWPTFLIANIAALIASRAMTTATFSCIKQSAALGCFPRLKIVHTSRKFMGQIYIPVINWFLLAVSLVFVCTISSVDEIGNAYGIAELGVMMMTTILVTLVMLLIWQIRIIVVLSFAVVFLGLELTFFSSVLWSVTDGSWIILVFAVLMFFIMFVWNYGSKLKYETEVKQKLSMDLMRELGCNLGTIRAPGIGLLYNELVKGIPGIFGHFLTTLPAIHSMIIFVSIKYVPVPMVPQSERFLFRRVCQRSYHIFRCIARYGYKDVRKENHQTFEQLLMESLEKFIRREAQERSLESDGDDDSDSEDEYSGSRVLIAPNGSVYSLGVPLLADFIDTNIPVPNFEASTSEDANPESPKPPVVDAEQSLERELSFIRNAKESGVVYLLGHGDIRARKDSWFIKKLIINYFYSFLRKNCRRGITNLSVPHSHLMQVGMTYMV, via the exons ATGGCGAACCCTAAAACCAAGAGTCCTCATTCGCTGGGTGGCGAGGACGATCCCGAATCCTACGAATCGCGCTGGGTTTTCCAGGAGGACGAGGATGCCTCCGAGATCGATGACTTCGACGCCGCCGATTTGCGCCACCAGCCTATGTTTGATTCCGAGGACGAGGACAATGCGGAGCAGAGACTCGTTCGCACCGGTCCACGAATCGATTCGTTTGATGTCGAAGCTCTCGAGGTTCCCGGCGCTCAGAGAAACGACTACGAG GATGTTAGTGTGGGGAAGGGGATTCTGTTGGCTTTTCAAACTCTCGGTGTTGTTTTTGGTGATGTTGGAACGAGTCCTTTGTATACGTTCAGTGTTATGTTCAGGAAGGCTCCTATTAATGGAAATGAAGATATTATTGGAGCTTTATCACTTGTTTTGTACACTTTAATCTTGATTCCTTTACTGAAGTATGTCCTTGTTGTTCTTTGGGCCAATGATGACGGGGAAG GTGGTACGTTTGCATTGTACTCGTTGATTTGTCGAAATGCTAAGGTGAGTCTTCTTCCCAATCAGTTGCCATCAGATGCCCGAATATCGGGCTTTAGACTAAAGGTGCCATCTCCCGAGCTTGAAAGGTCTTTAAAAATCAAGGAAAGACTAGAGACTTCGCTGGCTCTCAAGAAGATTCTACTGTTAGTAGTTCTTGCTGGTATTTCCATGGTGATAGCGAATGGGGTGGTTACACCAGCAATGTCAG TACTATCATCTGTTAATGGTTTGAAGGTTGGGGTAGATGCAATTAAACAAG ATGAAGTGGTGATGATTTCTGTTGCCTGCCTTATTGCTTTGTTCAGTGTACAGAAATATGGAACAAGTAAAGTGGGGCTTGCTGTAGGACCTGCCTTGTTTATATGGTTTTGTTCTCTGGCGGGCATTGGTATATACAACCTTGTTAAATATGACAGCAGTGTCTTGAGGGCATTTAATCCTATTCACATATATTATTTCTTTGCAAGGAATTCAACTAAAGCATGGTATTCTCTTGGGGGCTGTCTTCTTTGTGCAACTG GCTCTGAGGCTATGTTTGCAGATCTTTGCTATTTCCCTGTACGGTCTGTTCAG CTTACATTTGTATTTGTTGTTTTACCGTGCCTACTGTTGGGTTATTTGGGTCAAGCTGCATACCTTATGGAAAACCATGCTGATGCTGGCAATGCCTTCTATTCTTCTGTTCCAA GTGGGGCATTCTGGCCAACTTTCCTCATTGCAAACATTGCTGCATTAATTGCAAGCCGGGCTATGACAACAGCCACATTTTCTTGTATAAAACAGTCTGCTGCACTTGGTTGTTTCCCTCGTCTTAAAATAGTTCATACCTCTCGGAAATTTATGGGACAGATCTATATCCCTGTCATAAACTGGTTTCTGTTGGCTGTTTCTTTGGTGTTTGTCTGTACTATATCCAGCGTTGATGAGATTGGAAATGCATATG GCATTGCTGAGCTGGGAGTGATGATGATGACAACTATTTTAGTAACTCTTGTTATGCTGCTTATATGGCAGATTCGCATCATTGTAGTGCTGAGTTTTGCAGTAGTCTTCCTGGGACTGGAGTTGACTTTCTTCTCATCAGTTTTGTGGAGTGTAACAGATGGAAGTTGGATCATATTGGTCTTTGCTGTATTGatgttttttataatgtttGTATGGAATTATGGGAGCAAGCTCAAGTATGAAACTGAAGTAAAGCAAAAACTGTCAATGGATTTGATGCGAGAGTTAGGCTGCAATCTTGGGACAATAAGAGCTCCTGGGATCGGTTTGCTCTATAATGAGCTGGTGAAAGGAATTCCAGGCATTTTCGGCCATTTTCTAACCACGCTTCCAGCAATACACTCTATGATTATATTTGTGAGTATTAAGTATGTTCCAGTTCCTATGGTGCCTCAAAGTGAAAGGTTCCTTTTTCGGCGAGTTTGTCAGAGAAGCTATCATATATTTCGTTGCATTGCCAG GTATGGTTACAAAGATGTTCGCAAAGAAAATCACCAAACTTTTGAGCAACTGCTGATGGAGAGCCTAGAGAAGTTTATACGTCGTGAAGCTCAGGAGAGGTCACTCGAGAGTGATGGGGATGATGATTCTGATTCTGAGGATGAGTACTCTGGTTCTAGGGTTCTCATAGCTCCCAACGGGAGTGTTTATTCACTTGGCGTTCCTCTTCTGGCTGATTTTATTGATACAAACATACCCGTACCCAATTTTGAAGCAAGCACATCTGAGGATGCAAACCCTGAATCTCCTAAGCCCCCAGTGGTTGATGCTGAGCAGAGTCTTGAAAGAGAGTTATCTTTTATACGCAACGCTAAAGAATCTGGAGTTGTGTACCTTCTCGGTCATGGGGATATAAGGGCTCGGAAAGACTCATGGTTTATCAAGAagctaattataaattatttttattcttttctgaGAAAGAACTGCCGAAGGGGAATCACGAATTTAAGTGTGCCCCATTCACATTTGATGCAGGTTGGCATGACCTACATGGTTTGA
- the LOC137811844 gene encoding uncharacterized protein has protein sequence MLNKNSTRKLMSSETMMMTGENEKGERWSGAMTNLTEMSSNLESLQKLLLTKAVFVDDDTFSKASLTADQARSIKLLQQRVETLEREVDAAITAAARARSEKRQAEAAQKAAESRAQQLTAELENTTKVFELHMEELRAKQEEIEKRDEDIKLLEAIIRTLGGKESLSTSR, from the exons ATGTTAAACAAGAACAGTACGAGGAAATTAATGAGTAGTGAGACGATGATGATGACGGGAGAGAACGAGAAAGGAGAGCGATGGAGCGGAGCGATGACGAATCTGACGGAGATGTCATCCAATCTCGAATCTCTCCAGAAGCTTCTTCTCACCAAAGCCGTCTTCGTCGACGACGACaccttctccaaagcctccctCACCGCCGACCAAGCCCGCTCCATCAAGCTTCTCCAGCAACGAGTTGAGACCTTGGAGAGAGAGGTCGACGCCGCCATCACCGCTGCCGCTCGCGCTCGCTCCGAGAAACGACAGGCCGAGGCCGCTCAGAAAGCCGCCGAATCGCGCGCTCAACAGCTCACCGCCGAACTTGAAAACACCACAA AGGTGTTTGAGTTGCACATGGAAGAGCTTCGCGCGAAGCAAGAAGAAATCGAGAAGCGCGACGAGGACATCAAGCTTCTCGAAGCTATAATTCGAACACTTGGAGGAAAGGAATCGCTCTCTACGTCTCGCTAA